A single window of Flavobacterium aestivum DNA harbors:
- a CDS encoding YebC/PmpR family DNA-binding transcriptional regulator has protein sequence MGRAFEFRKGRKMKRWSAMAKAFTRIGKDIVMAVKEGGPNPEANSRLRAVIQNAKAANMPKDNVERAIKKATDKDTANYKEVLFEGYAPHGIALLIETATDNNNRTVANVRSYFNKCNGTMGTQGSVEFMFDHTCNFRIPKEGIDPEELELELIDFGAEEVFEDEDGILIYAPFGSFGTIQKELENRNLEILSSGFERIPQITKKLTEAEMADVEKLIEKMEEDDDVMNVYHTMEEA, from the coding sequence ATGGGAAGAGCGTTTGAATTCCGAAAAGGTAGAAAAATGAAACGTTGGTCAGCAATGGCTAAAGCGTTTACCAGAATTGGTAAAGATATTGTAATGGCAGTAAAAGAAGGAGGTCCTAACCCTGAAGCCAATTCAAGATTAAGAGCCGTAATTCAGAATGCCAAAGCAGCCAACATGCCTAAAGATAATGTTGAACGCGCTATCAAAAAAGCAACTGATAAAGATACTGCCAACTATAAAGAAGTTTTATTTGAAGGGTACGCTCCTCACGGAATTGCTCTTTTGATCGAAACTGCTACAGATAATAACAACAGAACTGTTGCTAATGTTAGAAGTTACTTTAACAAATGTAACGGAACTATGGGAACTCAAGGTTCTGTAGAATTCATGTTTGACCATACTTGTAACTTTAGAATACCAAAAGAAGGAATCGATCCTGAAGAATTAGAATTAGAACTAATTGATTTTGGAGCTGAAGAAGTTTTTGAAGATGAAGATGGTATTTTAATCTACGCTCCTTTCGGAAGTTTTGGAACTATACAAAAAGAGCTTGAAAACAGAAACCTGGAAATCCTTTCTTCTGGTTTTGAAAGAATCCCTCAAATCACAAAAAAACTTACTGAAGCTGAAATGGCTGATGTAGAGAAACTGATTGAAAAAATGGAAGAGGATGACGACGTAATGAACGTATATCATACTATGGAAGAAGCTTAG